One part of the Sulfolobus tengchongensis genome encodes these proteins:
- a CDS encoding DUF4364 family protein: MPVERRKRGTMEIMLDILKSCNQECGVTKVIYGAGINYTVAQKYLDKLIKIGALTSKTENGRKMYEITEKGKILMVHIEEFLKIRENLNVAREKIIELLKVSQ; encoded by the coding sequence ATGCCTGTTGAACGACGTAAAAGAGGAACAATGGAAATAATGCTTGATATACTGAAGAGTTGTAATCAAGAGTGTGGCGTGACAAAAGTAATTTATGGAGCTGGCATAAATTATACTGTAGCCCAAAAATATCTTGATAAATTAATAAAAATCGGTGCTTTAACTTCTAAAACCGAAAATGGACGTAAAATGTACGAAATTACGGAAAAGGGTAAAATATTAATGGTGCACATTGAAGAATTCCTAAAAATAAGAGAAAATCTGAATGTGGCTAGAGAGAAGATTATTGAACTTCTAAAGGTAAGTCAGTAA
- the fdhD gene encoding formate dehydrogenase accessory sulfurtransferase FdhD yields the protein MQVKRVNLVRVKGNEEYSDNDFVAVEEPLNIRTCFRECEDFAIIMRTPGNDIELSLGFLYSENVISSTQDIKNIRQVEDNIVEVWLNKPLGVRKRDLIVNSSCGVCGRAFLYTLNILKSNLKVKKEIIYSLPEKLKEGQNAFNVTGGLHATALFDANGELLYLYEDVGRHNAVDKVVGKLMMENKLPASSYIMQVSGRLGYEIVSKGVKAGIPVICGISAPTSLAVEIAEEAGVALIGFLRGKSFNVYTHKERIL from the coding sequence GTGCAAGTAAAGAGGGTTAATTTAGTAAGGGTTAAGGGAAACGAGGAATATAGCGATAATGATTTCGTGGCAGTAGAGGAGCCGTTGAATATAAGGACATGTTTTAGAGAGTGTGAGGACTTTGCAATCATTATGCGAACTCCAGGTAATGATATAGAGCTTTCTTTAGGTTTTTTGTATTCTGAAAACGTAATAAGTTCTACACAAGATATTAAAAATATTAGGCAAGTTGAAGATAATATTGTGGAAGTTTGGCTAAATAAGCCTCTTGGTGTGAGAAAAAGGGATTTAATTGTAAATTCAAGTTGTGGAGTTTGTGGAAGAGCGTTTCTATATACATTAAATATCCTAAAATCAAATTTAAAAGTTAAAAAGGAAATAATTTATTCTCTGCCAGAAAAGTTAAAAGAGGGACAAAATGCATTTAATGTCACTGGAGGGCTTCATGCTACTGCACTATTTGACGCTAATGGTGAGCTATTGTATTTATACGAGGATGTTGGAAGACATAATGCTGTTGATAAAGTTGTTGGAAAGCTTATGATGGAGAACAAATTACCGGCTAGCTCTTACATTATGCAGGTTAGTGGTAGATTAGGTTATGAGATAGTTAGTAAAGGGGTAAAGGCTGGAATACCGGTAATATGTGGAATTTCAGCCCCTACTAGTTTAGCTGTAGAAATTGCTGAAGAAGCCGGTGTGGCCCTTATAGGGTTTTTGAGAGGTAAAAGTTTTAATGTTTATACACATAAGGAAAGAATATTATAA
- a CDS encoding mechanosensitive ion channel family protein: MDYKPFIKILITLVILALVDYLASVILKTLVFYFPKISAYAGDAFTAITVIIIAIGGFYIIRTLQGLIYSQFLIKLERGTASTIKVALDIVFYTILVLVILAALKVNLTGVLVGGAVGGIVIGLAVQTIAQNVLSGVLVTASKTIKVNDSVSLISWIWGNPIIGEVNKISILFTEIKTIYGNIIRIPNSAFLGNTVFQKLESEHSLTYPYQLLVNADVSANDLIDLARSYIQDSFSKLKTSLPEVYFTGKNGGTNSFTVILHFDNLSQLNDLLNAVNRAFDKAYWDLKKRG, translated from the coding sequence ATGGACTATAAACCCTTCATAAAGATCCTTATAACTTTAGTAATATTGGCATTAGTGGATTATTTAGCTAGCGTTATCCTAAAGACACTTGTATTTTACTTTCCTAAAATATCTGCCTATGCTGGCGACGCGTTTACTGCAATAACAGTTATTATAATAGCCATAGGAGGATTCTACATAATAAGAACGCTTCAAGGACTGATTTATTCTCAATTTTTAATAAAATTGGAGAGAGGAACTGCGTCCACCATAAAAGTAGCGCTTGATATAGTATTTTATACGATCCTGGTCCTTGTAATTTTGGCAGCATTAAAGGTAAACTTAACTGGAGTACTGGTAGGTGGAGCAGTAGGTGGTATTGTTATAGGTTTAGCAGTTCAGACTATTGCCCAAAATGTATTATCTGGAGTACTTGTAACTGCAAGTAAGACCATAAAGGTAAACGATTCAGTTTCCTTAATATCATGGATATGGGGAAATCCAATAATTGGAGAGGTAAATAAGATTTCAATACTCTTTACAGAAATAAAGACCATCTACGGTAATATTATACGAATACCAAATTCTGCATTTCTAGGCAATACTGTATTTCAAAAATTGGAATCTGAGCACTCTCTAACATATCCCTATCAGTTGCTTGTAAATGCGGACGTTTCAGCTAATGATTTAATAGATTTAGCGAGATCGTATATTCAAGATTCATTTTCTAAGCTTAAAACATCATTACCTGAAGTCTATTTTACGGGCAAAAACGGAGGTACGAATTCTTTTACGGTAATTTTGCACTTTGATAACTTAAGCCAATTAAACGATTTATTAAATGCAGTTAATAGGGCTTTTGATAAGGCCTATTGGGATCTTAAGAAAAGGGGTTAA
- a CDS encoding creatininase family protein, producing MKLIEITRDEIKKDMIALIPVGSIEQHGPHLPMGTDSIISEYVASKVEEKLRDRVLLFPTIYYGVSLEHKGFPFVTLTFQTAISLFRDILESIATDLGLKRIVIVNGHGGNTYFLPLVQREFNMKHNDAKVIVFNTFDEEERNMFNVNDLHAGSIETSKIYTINRKLVRIEKIDEIKNYEVKEGAFIYYSSKESNEFGVLNSGMKVRIDENLGAKILSIIVDKLINIILNLNI from the coding sequence ATGAAGCTTATAGAGATTACAAGAGACGAGATCAAAAAGGATATGATAGCATTAATACCAGTTGGTAGTATCGAACAACATGGACCCCATTTGCCAATGGGAACTGATAGTATAATTTCGGAATATGTAGCATCTAAAGTAGAAGAGAAACTTAGGGATAGAGTACTTCTTTTTCCTACAATATATTATGGTGTTTCCTTGGAACATAAAGGATTCCCATTTGTCACCCTAACATTCCAGACTGCAATTTCATTATTTAGAGATATTTTAGAAAGTATTGCCACAGATTTAGGATTGAAAAGAATCGTGATTGTTAATGGGCATGGTGGTAATACATACTTTCTTCCATTAGTTCAAAGAGAATTTAACATGAAACATAATGACGCCAAAGTAATAGTTTTCAATACTTTTGATGAAGAAGAAAGGAATATGTTCAATGTAAACGACCTTCATGCAGGTAGTATCGAAACGTCTAAAATTTACACAATAAACAGAAAACTTGTTAGAATCGAGAAGATCGATGAAATAAAAAACTATGAAGTTAAAGAAGGCGCATTTATTTACTATTCTAGTAAGGAATCAAATGAATTCGGAGTTCTAAATAGCGGAATGAAAGTGCGAATTGATGAAAATCTAGGTGCGAAGATATTAAGTATTATCGTAGATAAATTGATTAACATAATATTGAACTTAAACATATGA
- a CDS encoding ATP-binding protein: MASSSNSSTILIGLSSSTLQLILEIILTILFFLVPIIFWIYFSRRMMMGNRGSLSRSNKPRIYVPNIRWDEVYDLKEVKMRLEEIVKMVQDGRAYGVILFGPPGTGKTTIAKALANKLGWAYFELRPSKILSKWYGESEFLLDNFFDQVELNTPCVVFIDELDSLAMNRQTDLHEVTHRLVNILLMRLQDLHDKNLRVLIIGATNVPQEIDEAFLRPGRFDEVIYVSLPNEESREEIWKGYIKRDGIDYKLLAKKSERFSPADIKNIVDRVMSKNNNPKTEDFVREIENYKPSIQLSTVVKFENVARKYERSKLIIKTYGVPNVTWNDLGDLEEVKRIIRESIVLPITNKEFAEKLGIYPVKGILLYGPPGTGKTSIARALANDLRFNFIEISGEEVSSAGPLDAPKIIAEKFYVALDNSPAIIFIDEIDMIARNRMANEWRNALTELLRQMDGLREIHNVIVVGATNRPWDLDPAILRAGRFDKIIYVPPPNKEGREKILEVLTRDFTVSKEVISKVAEITEYYTPADLKLIIEEIKRNLLREASQSGNLRTEITLDDFLEVLKRVRPSLDAQTLALYEKFGYERK; encoded by the coding sequence ATGGCCTCCTCGAGTAACAGTTCAACAATACTGATAGGATTAAGTAGCAGTACTTTGCAACTAATTCTGGAGATAATACTTACAATACTCTTCTTCCTTGTTCCCATAATTTTCTGGATATATTTCTCTAGAAGAATGATGATGGGAAATAGGGGAAGTTTATCTAGAAGCAATAAGCCTAGGATTTACGTTCCTAATATAAGATGGGATGAGGTTTATGATTTGAAGGAGGTTAAGATGAGGTTAGAGGAAATAGTCAAGATGGTTCAAGATGGTAGAGCATATGGGGTTATTTTATTTGGTCCTCCTGGAACTGGAAAGACTACTATAGCTAAGGCTTTAGCGAATAAGTTAGGCTGGGCCTATTTTGAACTAAGACCAAGCAAGATATTGAGTAAATGGTATGGAGAAAGTGAGTTTCTTCTAGATAATTTCTTTGATCAAGTTGAATTAAATACGCCTTGTGTGGTATTTATAGATGAACTAGATAGTTTAGCAATGAACAGACAAACTGATTTGCATGAAGTAACGCATAGACTCGTTAATATATTGCTAATGCGACTTCAAGATTTGCACGATAAAAACCTGAGAGTTCTGATTATAGGAGCGACTAATGTGCCGCAGGAAATCGATGAGGCTTTTCTGAGGCCTGGTAGATTCGATGAGGTGATTTATGTTTCGTTACCGAATGAGGAGAGTAGAGAGGAAATATGGAAAGGATACATAAAGAGGGATGGAATTGATTATAAATTGTTAGCTAAGAAAAGTGAACGATTTTCTCCCGCAGATATTAAAAATATTGTAGATAGAGTAATGAGTAAAAACAATAACCCTAAAACTGAGGATTTCGTAAGAGAGATTGAAAATTACAAGCCTTCTATTCAACTTTCCACTGTGGTTAAATTCGAGAACGTTGCTAGAAAATATGAGAGAAGCAAGCTGATTATTAAGACTTATGGTGTTCCTAATGTGACATGGAATGATTTGGGAGATCTGGAAGAGGTGAAGAGGATAATAAGGGAATCAATAGTGTTACCAATCACAAATAAGGAATTCGCCGAGAAATTGGGAATATATCCAGTAAAAGGTATATTACTTTATGGTCCTCCTGGAACTGGAAAGACCAGTATTGCGAGAGCCCTAGCGAATGATTTAAGGTTCAATTTCATAGAAATTTCTGGAGAGGAAGTGAGTAGTGCTGGTCCTTTAGATGCTCCAAAAATAATAGCTGAAAAGTTTTACGTTGCTCTAGATAATTCACCAGCTATTATATTTATAGATGAAATAGATATGATAGCTAGAAATAGGATGGCTAATGAATGGAGGAATGCTTTAACGGAATTATTAAGACAAATGGATGGCTTAAGGGAGATTCACAACGTGATAGTAGTAGGAGCTACAAATAGGCCTTGGGATCTAGATCCTGCAATACTAAGAGCTGGAAGGTTCGATAAGATAATTTATGTTCCACCTCCAAATAAAGAAGGAAGAGAGAAAATACTAGAAGTATTAACTAGAGATTTTACAGTAAGTAAGGAAGTAATTTCTAAGGTTGCAGAAATTACAGAATACTATACTCCAGCTGACCTAAAACTCATTATCGAGGAAATTAAGAGGAATTTATTGAGGGAGGCTTCTCAAAGTGGAAACTTGAGGACAGAGATAACATTAGATGATTTCTTGGAAGTATTAAAGAGAGTTAGACCAAGTTTAGATGCACAAACATTAGCACTTTATGAGAAGTTCGGGTATGAAAGAAAGTGA
- a CDS encoding PEP/pyruvate-binding domain-containing protein translates to MKYTYSLDEVGLPMVSVVGRKSAYLGELYKMGFNVPKGFIISSRGVNDAIKDLQEEIHNILSSVNLNDTTDLEKKSDMIKSMIIKSNLPEEMEKEVQERFIELGSNYVAVRATATSPLSGASFAGEYETDLFVTKENLISSIKRVIASYFNPRAIAYRILTHNEAGMAILIQTMINPTSAGTAFSIHPLTEEPDYVFIESSFGLGESVTKGMVTPDQYIISKSTRSVVSKRISEKSIKLIYDFDERKIKSIELDKNEASAESLSYQDAIRIANMTIAIENVFKRSINIEWAIEDKKVYLLEVRGVRRLYPEF, encoded by the coding sequence ATGAAATATACATATTCATTAGATGAAGTAGGTTTGCCAATGGTTTCCGTTGTGGGTAGGAAAAGTGCCTATTTAGGAGAATTGTATAAGATGGGCTTTAACGTACCTAAAGGATTTATAATATCTTCTAGAGGGGTCAACGATGCGATAAAAGATCTTCAAGAGGAAATTCATAACATATTATCTTCTGTCAACTTAAACGATACAACAGATCTGGAAAAGAAGAGCGATATGATAAAAAGTATGATAATAAAATCTAACTTGCCAGAAGAGATGGAAAAAGAAGTTCAAGAAAGATTCATTGAACTAGGTTCAAATTACGTTGCTGTAAGAGCTACAGCTACATCACCTTTAAGCGGGGCTAGTTTTGCTGGAGAGTATGAAACTGATCTATTTGTAACTAAAGAAAATCTCATTTCAAGTATTAAGAGAGTAATTGCATCATATTTTAATCCTAGGGCAATAGCTTATAGAATATTGACCCATAATGAAGCAGGAATGGCGATTTTAATTCAAACTATGATAAATCCTACCAGTGCAGGAACAGCTTTTTCCATACATCCATTAACAGAAGAACCAGATTACGTATTTATCGAATCTTCATTTGGGCTTGGAGAAAGTGTAACTAAAGGCATGGTTACCCCTGACCAATATATAATAAGTAAGTCAACAAGATCTGTAGTAAGCAAAAGAATATCAGAAAAAAGTATTAAGTTAATTTATGACTTTGATGAACGTAAAATAAAAAGTATTGAACTAGATAAGAACGAAGCGTCTGCTGAGAGTTTAAGTTACCAAGATGCCATAAGAATCGCTAACATGACGATTGCAATAGAGAATGTATTCAAAAGAAGTATAAACATAGAATGGGCTATCGAAGATAAAAAAGTATATTTACTGGAAGTTAGGGGAGTTAGGCGATTATATCCGGAATTCTAG
- a CDS encoding ferredoxin family protein, producing the protein MRIEEKLYTLRYKKDEQPHLAIIDPNKCLKCAEVNGVPQPCITVCPANVYSWINQKIIVSYENCVECGACRVACPYANIMWKYPRYGLGIALRYG; encoded by the coding sequence ATGAGAATTGAGGAAAAACTTTACACTCTAAGATATAAGAAAGATGAACAACCACATTTAGCAATCATTGATCCTAACAAATGTCTGAAATGCGCAGAAGTTAACGGAGTTCCTCAACCTTGCATTACGGTTTGTCCTGCTAATGTATATTCATGGATAAATCAGAAGATTATAGTGTCTTATGAAAATTGTGTAGAATGTGGAGCTTGTAGAGTCGCATGTCCTTATGCAAATATTATGTGGAAATATCCCAGATATGGATTAGGTATAGCACTAAGATATGGCTAG
- a CDS encoding NAD(P)/FAD-dependent oxidoreductase has product MKFDVVVVGAGPAGSSAALTAARGGAKVLLLERGPEPGSKNVSGAMIRLEDFSSIYDISSIPIERKVKNVDLILLSDSNRVRINVNVESNLATAGRLKLDKWMAQQAEKAGALLITKTTVLGIERESDGYKVITDRGEIGADRIVLAEGVNALVSIKANIRPDLTPEQTVQAVKEVYSLNKDEVNKRFGFKADDEGASWRILGTDPVPYAGFLYVYKDAIAIGVGVPMKILIKRKVTPYTVLDEVKERLGLNELIKGSSLREYSAKIIPEYGFPSWKGCSGKVYLAGDSLGLVDPLTFNGIGPAVASGTLAGKAALETYECSRYETELMKNREIKRVVNARPLVKELVEEENFKYYVKTINDLLHGWVYSDFSKVKLDTSKLLKHLILGMGVLKS; this is encoded by the coding sequence TTGAAATTTGACGTAGTTGTAGTAGGAGCTGGACCCGCAGGTTCTTCTGCTGCTCTGACTGCAGCTAGAGGAGGAGCTAAAGTTCTTTTACTTGAGAGAGGGCCAGAACCAGGATCTAAGAATGTTTCTGGAGCGATGATAAGACTGGAAGATTTCTCCTCGATTTATGATATATCATCAATACCAATAGAGAGGAAAGTTAAAAATGTCGATCTAATCTTATTAAGTGATTCTAACAGAGTTAGAATAAATGTAAATGTAGAGTCAAATTTAGCTACTGCAGGAAGGTTAAAGTTAGATAAGTGGATGGCTCAACAAGCAGAGAAGGCTGGTGCGCTTTTAATAACGAAGACTACAGTATTGGGAATTGAGAGGGAATCTGATGGGTATAAAGTGATCACTGATAGAGGTGAAATTGGAGCTGACAGAATAGTATTAGCTGAAGGTGTAAACGCTTTGGTCTCAATCAAAGCTAACATAAGACCTGATTTAACCCCAGAACAGACAGTGCAAGCGGTAAAGGAGGTATATAGTCTAAATAAAGATGAAGTAAACAAGAGATTCGGATTTAAGGCTGATGATGAAGGAGCGAGTTGGAGGATTTTAGGAACTGATCCTGTACCCTACGCTGGTTTCCTATACGTATATAAGGATGCTATAGCAATAGGTGTTGGAGTTCCAATGAAAATACTAATAAAGAGAAAAGTAACTCCATACACTGTGCTAGATGAAGTCAAGGAAAGATTGGGTTTAAACGAGCTAATTAAGGGATCTTCCTTAAGGGAATATTCAGCTAAGATCATACCAGAATATGGTTTCCCATCGTGGAAAGGCTGTTCCGGAAAGGTTTATTTAGCTGGAGACAGTTTAGGTTTAGTGGATCCGCTTACTTTTAATGGAATAGGTCCTGCAGTAGCTTCTGGTACTTTAGCTGGAAAAGCTGCCTTAGAAACTTATGAATGTAGCAGATATGAAACTGAATTAATGAAGAATAGGGAAATCAAGAGGGTTGTAAATGCTAGACCATTAGTTAAGGAACTTGTAGAAGAAGAAAACTTCAAATATTATGTCAAGACTATCAATGATCTCTTGCATGGTTGGGTTTACAGTGACTTTTCTAAGGTTAAATTAGATACCTCCAAATTACTAAAGCATTTAATATTAGGTATGGGGGTGTTAAAATCATGA
- a CDS encoding DUF1641 domain-containing protein — translation MEERGVQTIDKLVEELIESKEAIESFLKLINSLQKTGILPLLVGILNSFDENLAFLAEQNSMLIRNVNVIYAVLSGKEETKEISLSELLRELNDPDVKRGLYLLLKILKAIGSASKEG, via the coding sequence ATGGAGGAGAGAGGAGTTCAAACCATTGACAAGTTAGTAGAAGAGTTAATTGAAAGTAAAGAAGCAATAGAGTCCTTCCTTAAGCTAATTAATAGTTTACAAAAAACTGGGATCCTGCCGTTGTTAGTTGGTATTCTAAATAGCTTTGACGAAAATTTAGCATTCCTAGCTGAGCAAAACTCAATGCTAATAAGGAATGTTAATGTGATTTATGCAGTATTAAGCGGAAAAGAGGAAACTAAGGAAATTAGTCTAAGTGAGTTATTGCGAGAACTCAATGATCCAGATGTTAAAAGAGGGTTATATCTATTATTAAAGATACTTAAGGCGATAGGTAGTGCAAGTAAAGAGGGTTAA
- the fdhF gene encoding formate dehydrogenase subunit alpha, whose translation MTVKLLIDNKEILADEGETILSVLKRNGIYVPHICYNEGLVPIESCDSCIVEVNGRLVRACSTKISDGMKISVNSPQATKARKEAISRILRYHKLYCSMCENNNGDCVLHEAVIKLGINSQRYIEKPYPVDDTGPFYVYDPSQCILCGRCVEACQDFAVNEVIWINWDLNPPRVVWDNGNPIGNSSCVNCGTCVTVCPVNALMEKSMLNEAGYLTWINKDLKKKAIEAIGKAEDNFSLLMTFSELEAKARESQIKRTKTVCIYCGVGCSFEIWTKGRKILKVEPKPESPANGILTCVKGKFGWDFVNSPERITKPLIREGDKFREATWEEAISYIAKRLREIKERYGPDSIGFIASDKMSNEEAYLLQKLARAVIGTNNVDNSARYCQAPATVGLWRTVGIGADSGTIKDIENADLIIIVGHNTTESHPVIGSKVKRAKKIKGAKIAVMDVRRHEIAEKADLFIKPKPGTDAAVLAGVAKYLIDQGWIDKEFIEKRVNGFDEFKESIKGFTLDYVESISGVPREQIIKLAEMIHNAKSVAVLWGMGVTQHLGGADTSTIISDLLLITGNYGKPGSGAFPMRGHNNVQGVSDFGCLPNYLPGYQKLDDENVIRKFEDAWGVKLNKKAGLQIPQMIEGVLEGKVHALYIVGEDTVMVDCGTPLTKQSLEKVDFLIVQDMFMTETAKLADVILPASASLEKDGTFVNTERRIQRFYKAMEPLGDSKPDWEIIQMIANALGANWNYRHPSEIMDEIAKLCPIFSGVSYSRLEGFNSLLWPVNEDGTDTPLLYTNAFATPDGKAILYPLSWKPPELKDEVHKVVVNTGRVLEHFHVGNMTRRVEGLRKKVPETFVEVSKELASKYSIKNGDLVLVKSKFGGEIKARAIVSDRVEGDEIFIPLYASDPSKGVNNLTGMIIDKASGTPGYKDTPVVIEKIEEGKGKSPLPLDNWRYHIKERKSQIGIEVEKKWRREEFKPLTS comes from the coding sequence GTGACCGTGAAACTACTAATTGACAATAAAGAGATATTAGCAGATGAGGGAGAGACCATATTATCAGTGCTAAAAAGAAACGGAATTTATGTTCCTCATATATGCTATAACGAAGGATTAGTCCCAATAGAGAGTTGTGACTCATGTATAGTTGAGGTCAACGGAAGGCTGGTAAGAGCATGTTCTACAAAGATATCGGATGGAATGAAAATATCAGTAAATAGCCCTCAAGCTACTAAGGCTAGAAAGGAAGCTATTTCAAGGATCTTAAGATACCATAAATTGTATTGTAGTATGTGTGAGAATAACAACGGTGATTGTGTACTTCACGAGGCTGTAATAAAGTTGGGAATAAACTCTCAAAGATACATCGAGAAGCCCTACCCAGTTGATGATACTGGACCATTTTACGTTTACGATCCATCACAATGTATACTTTGTGGTAGATGTGTAGAGGCATGCCAGGACTTTGCAGTTAATGAGGTAATATGGATCAATTGGGATCTGAATCCTCCTAGAGTTGTATGGGATAATGGAAACCCAATAGGGAACTCGTCATGTGTAAATTGCGGTACTTGTGTAACTGTTTGTCCAGTCAACGCACTGATGGAGAAATCTATGTTAAATGAAGCAGGTTATCTTACATGGATAAATAAGGATTTAAAGAAAAAGGCAATAGAGGCTATAGGAAAAGCAGAAGATAACTTCAGTCTTTTAATGACATTTAGTGAGTTAGAAGCTAAAGCTAGAGAGTCACAGATAAAGAGAACTAAAACTGTTTGTATATACTGTGGTGTTGGATGTTCATTTGAAATTTGGACTAAGGGAAGAAAGATACTGAAGGTAGAGCCTAAACCAGAATCCCCAGCTAATGGTATCTTAACTTGTGTGAAGGGAAAATTCGGATGGGACTTTGTTAATAGTCCAGAAAGGATAACTAAGCCCCTAATAAGAGAAGGAGACAAATTTAGAGAAGCTACTTGGGAAGAAGCAATTTCTTATATAGCTAAGAGATTGAGGGAAATAAAAGAGAGATATGGGCCAGATTCTATTGGCTTTATTGCTTCAGATAAGATGAGCAATGAGGAGGCATATTTATTGCAGAAACTCGCTAGGGCGGTAATAGGTACTAATAATGTAGATAATTCAGCTAGATATTGTCAAGCTCCAGCTACTGTTGGTCTATGGAGAACTGTAGGTATTGGTGCTGATTCTGGTACAATTAAAGATATTGAAAATGCGGATCTTATCATTATCGTAGGACATAATACCACTGAAAGTCATCCGGTTATAGGAAGTAAGGTAAAGAGGGCAAAGAAGATTAAAGGAGCTAAGATTGCGGTAATGGATGTAAGGAGGCATGAGATAGCTGAGAAAGCCGATCTGTTTATTAAACCTAAGCCTGGAACTGACGCTGCAGTTCTAGCTGGGGTTGCAAAATATCTTATTGACCAAGGATGGATAGATAAAGAGTTTATTGAGAAGAGAGTTAATGGTTTTGATGAGTTTAAGGAGTCCATAAAAGGATTTACGTTAGATTATGTCGAAAGTATAAGTGGAGTTCCAAGAGAACAGATAATCAAACTAGCTGAAATGATACATAACGCAAAGAGTGTTGCAGTACTATGGGGAATGGGTGTAACTCAACATTTAGGTGGTGCTGATACGTCAACGATAATTTCTGATTTATTGTTAATTACTGGTAATTATGGAAAACCGGGAAGTGGAGCATTCCCCATGAGAGGTCATAACAATGTTCAAGGAGTTAGTGATTTTGGTTGTTTGCCAAATTACTTACCGGGATATCAAAAATTAGACGATGAAAACGTCATTAGGAAGTTTGAGGATGCATGGGGAGTGAAGCTGAACAAAAAAGCTGGATTACAGATACCACAAATGATAGAAGGAGTGTTAGAAGGAAAGGTGCATGCGTTGTATATCGTAGGTGAGGATACGGTAATGGTGGATTGTGGAACCCCATTGACTAAACAATCATTGGAGAAAGTTGATTTCTTGATAGTTCAAGACATGTTTATGACTGAAACAGCTAAATTAGCTGATGTTATACTGCCAGCTTCAGCTAGTTTAGAAAAGGATGGTACATTTGTCAATACTGAAAGAAGAATACAAAGATTCTATAAAGCTATGGAACCTTTAGGAGATTCTAAACCAGATTGGGAAATAATACAGATGATAGCTAACGCATTAGGTGCAAATTGGAATTATAGACATCCCTCAGAAATAATGGATGAGATAGCTAAACTCTGTCCAATATTTTCTGGAGTAAGTTATTCAAGGCTAGAGGGATTTAACAGTCTATTATGGCCAGTTAATGAGGATGGAACTGATACTCCACTGCTTTATACAAACGCCTTTGCTACTCCCGATGGTAAAGCTATATTATACCCATTAAGTTGGAAACCACCAGAACTTAAGGATGAAGTTCACAAAGTCGTGGTTAATACTGGGAGAGTATTAGAACATTTTCACGTAGGTAATATGACTAGAAGAGTTGAGGGTCTAAGGAAAAAAGTTCCTGAAACCTTTGTCGAGGTCTCTAAAGAATTAGCCTCTAAGTATTCCATTAAGAATGGAGACTTAGTATTGGTTAAGTCTAAGTTTGGTGGCGAAATAAAGGCTAGAGCTATAGTTAGTGATAGAGTTGAAGGTGATGAAATTTTCATACCGTTATATGCTTCAGATCCTTCAAAAGGCGTCAATAATTTGACTGGAATGATAATTGATAAAGCAAGTGGTACTCCAGGATATAAGGATACGCCAGTGGTGATTGAGAAGATTGAAGAAGGTAAAGGTAAAAGTCCATTACCTTTAGATAATTGGAGATATCATATAAAGGAAAGGAAGAGTCAGATAGGTATTGAGGTGGAGAAGAAATGGAGGAGAGAGGAGTTCAAACCATTGACAAGTTAG